Proteins from a genomic interval of Chroococcidiopsis thermalis PCC 7203:
- a CDS encoding O-antigen ligase family protein produces MKNKANYLKLIKNVFIVCSLCMFMGISLEKPDPSTRLLEAYNPFTSLIHYCIYGLGVLLASLKYKQTLKLVFKDIFLCVLLTLSLLSTIWSAVPISTFFHSISLLAITIFGIYLGTSYSLNEVLKLFRWSLAIIAILGLVFALFMPANAFLLDLRTGLRFQGLLSHPTNCGRIMVLGIVLWLIHALHTKHYRAISWSIVAICTVSLAITNTVSAYLSLLEILIILLLLRTLKTKNVVLISFILFFITSVITLLATNHETVLDFFRRDTTGTGRTILWGMVWEKIMERPVLGYGLNAFWTGLDGPCADIWQRIRWQAPHAHNGLLDVGLQLGLLGMLALLISLVRNIFIAIGELQRFSKLESILPITLITFVIISNLTDVGVLSARQSIIWFLYVYLSTYLSRCVLVKRKIYKKDRRIDEAYTQFNS; encoded by the coding sequence ATGAAGAATAAAGCAAATTATTTAAAACTTATAAAAAACGTTTTTATTGTATGTTCATTGTGTATGTTCATGGGAATTTCGTTAGAAAAACCAGACCCAAGTACTAGATTATTAGAAGCTTATAATCCCTTTACAAGCTTAATTCACTATTGTATCTACGGATTAGGAGTTCTCCTAGCAAGTCTTAAGTATAAGCAAACATTAAAGTTAGTATTTAAAGATATTTTTTTATGCGTACTTCTTACCCTATCACTTCTTTCTACAATTTGGTCAGCAGTACCTATAAGTACTTTTTTTCATAGTATTTCACTTTTAGCAATAACAATTTTTGGCATTTACCTTGGTACTAGTTATAGCTTAAATGAAGTACTGAAGCTATTTCGCTGGTCGCTTGCAATTATAGCAATTTTAGGCTTAGTATTTGCTCTATTTATGCCAGCTAATGCCTTTTTGCTTGACTTGCGTACCGGGTTGCGTTTTCAAGGCTTATTAAGTCATCCAACAAATTGCGGACGAATAATGGTACTAGGTATAGTTCTATGGTTAATTCATGCGTTGCATACGAAACATTATAGAGCCATCAGCTGGAGCATTGTTGCCATATGTACAGTTTCGTTAGCAATTACAAATACTGTCAGTGCCTATTTATCACTATTGGAGATCTTAATTATTTTGTTATTATTACGAACTCTCAAAACAAAAAACGTTGTTTTAATTTCATTTATTTTATTTTTTATTACTTCAGTAATTACTTTATTAGCTACAAATCATGAAACCGTCCTCGACTTTTTTCGCCGTGATACTACGGGTACTGGGCGGACAATTCTTTGGGGAATGGTTTGGGAAAAAATTATGGAACGTCCAGTATTAGGCTATGGACTGAATGCTTTTTGGACAGGTTTAGATGGTCCTTGTGCTGATATCTGGCAAAGAATCAGATGGCAAGCACCTCATGCCCACAATGGATTATTAGATGTAGGTTTGCAATTGGGCTTACTTGGTATGTTAGCTTTATTAATATCATTAGTGAGAAATATTTTTATAGCCATAGGTGAGTTACAACGGTTTAGTAAGCTTGAATCTATCTTGCCGATAACTCTGATTACTTTTGTAATCATTTCTAACTTAACTGATGTTGGAGTCTTGTCTGCAAGGCAAAGCATTATTTGGTTTTTGTACGTATATCTATCTACTTACTTAAGTAGATGTGTTCTTGTTAAACGTAAAATCTACAAAAAAGATCGAAGAATAGATGAGGCATACACGCAGTTTAACTCTTAA
- a CDS encoding polysaccharide pyruvyl transferase family protein: MKMISILDTSICSSNLGDRIIMDAITNVMEDIFDNILTIHIQTHDVISKTSYQYMRGSELKLLGGTNLLSSNMNWYNQWKVSLWDSMFVKNIILCGVGWWQYQNKPNLYTQILYKNLLDKNYLHSVRDSYTEQKLNSIGVKNVINTSCPTMWKLTEEHCRSIPQERADSVLVTFTEYNQHPDFDSKLVNLLEKEYKQIYFWTQQPKDYEYMRSICSDKVIYLQPSLKGLDRCLSENKVDYLGTRLHAGVRALQHKKRTLILSVDNRATEIAKNTNLPVIERDNLIAIASWINSKYETKIKLPLQNINQWKNQFLNT; this comes from the coding sequence ATGAAAATGATTTCAATTCTAGATACTAGTATTTGTAGTTCTAATCTTGGCGATCGAATCATTATGGATGCGATTACAAATGTCATGGAAGACATTTTTGATAATATTTTAACTATTCATATTCAAACCCATGATGTAATATCAAAAACTTCCTATCAATATATGAGAGGAAGTGAATTAAAATTATTAGGTGGTACAAATTTATTGTCATCTAATATGAATTGGTATAACCAATGGAAAGTTAGTTTATGGGATTCAATGTTTGTCAAAAATATAATTTTATGTGGTGTAGGTTGGTGGCAATACCAAAACAAACCAAATCTTTACACTCAAATCTTATATAAAAATTTACTAGATAAAAATTACTTACATTCTGTTAGAGATAGTTATACTGAACAGAAATTGAACTCTATTGGCGTAAAAAATGTAATTAATACTTCTTGTCCGACAATGTGGAAATTAACAGAGGAACATTGTCGTAGTATTCCACAAGAGAGAGCAGACTCGGTATTAGTCACTTTTACTGAGTACAATCAACATCCAGATTTCGACTCAAAATTAGTTAACTTACTGGAGAAAGAATACAAGCAGATTTATTTTTGGACACAACAACCAAAAGACTATGAATATATGCGAAGTATTTGTAGTGACAAAGTTATATATCTTCAACCTAGCTTAAAAGGGTTAGATCGGTGTTTGTCTGAAAATAAAGTTGATTACTTGGGTACGCGGTTACATGCAGGAGTCCGAGCTTTGCAACATAAAAAAAGAACGCTAATTCTTTCAGTAGATAATAGAGCTACTGAGATAGCTAAGAATACTAATTTACCTGTCATTGAACGAGATAATTTAATAGCAATAGCTAGTTGGATTAACTCAAAGTACGAAACTAAAATAAAGCTTCCTTTACAAAATATTAATCAATGGAAAAATCAATTTCTCAATACATAA
- a CDS encoding class I SAM-dependent methyltransferase, whose amino-acid sequence MQLLNIGCGSSFHQAWTNIDLVSSSPNVQSHDIRKGLPYPNGYFDACYSSHVLEHQSQSDAKSLVSECFRVLKPHGVIRIVVPDLESIVKSYLYTLEQVEAGVTEAEADYTWMTLELLDQMVRTSKGGEMINYLSSPNLQNKQFIKSRIGWEAEQNWLQQEEKTNWQKLKSKNWSWLLHNLRIYLARNIVTITAGKEVRLAFDEGLMRNTGEIHRWMYDRFSLRQLLSKVGFKDVLVCRADESRIPDFNTYSLDTIKGLLRKPDSLFIEGIKQ is encoded by the coding sequence ATGCAACTTCTAAATATTGGCTGTGGCTCTTCTTTTCATCAAGCATGGACAAACATTGATTTAGTGTCCTCCTCACCAAATGTTCAAAGCCACGATATACGCAAAGGCTTGCCTTACCCCAATGGATATTTTGATGCTTGCTATAGTTCACATGTACTGGAGCATCAGAGCCAAAGTGACGCGAAGAGTCTGGTATCCGAATGTTTCCGCGTACTGAAGCCGCATGGTGTCATCAGAATAGTTGTACCCGATCTTGAATCAATAGTAAAAAGCTACCTTTATACCTTAGAGCAAGTTGAGGCTGGAGTTACGGAGGCAGAGGCAGACTATACTTGGATGACTTTAGAGCTTTTGGATCAAATGGTTCGCACTTCTAAAGGTGGAGAAATGATTAATTATTTGAGCAGCCCCAATCTGCAAAATAAACAATTTATTAAGTCTCGAATTGGCTGGGAAGCAGAACAAAATTGGCTTCAACAGGAAGAAAAGACAAATTGGCAAAAGTTGAAGTCAAAAAATTGGTCGTGGTTATTACATAACTTGAGAATTTACTTAGCACGAAATATAGTAACAATAACCGCAGGTAAGGAAGTAAGACTTGCATTTGATGAAGGGTTGATGAGAAATACAGGTGAAATTCATCGCTGGATGTACGATCGTTTTTCGCTAAGACAGCTACTGAGTAAAGTTGGATTTAAAGATGTATTAGTTTGTCGAGCTGACGAAAGCCGAATCCCAGATTTTAATACTTATAGCTTAGATACTATTAAGGGGTTATTGAGAAAACCAGATTCTTTATTTATAGAAGGAATAAAACAATGA
- a CDS encoding FkbM family methyltransferase has product MKLILKKLLPNRLWSYMQSIKEKLFNSYATQSYSQEGEDIILRRIFECKTNGFYIDVGAHHPKRFSNTYLFYKKGWNGINIDAMPGSMVLFRKLRSRDINIEAAITNEKREMSFFMFNESALNTFDKNLATERINHGWQLLKEQNIITITLRELLKNNFDFDRKIDFMSIDVEGLDLEVLHSNDWQTFRPEYILIECLNFSMNALTKSETYQFLAQQGYELFAKTCRTLIFKDSGL; this is encoded by the coding sequence ATGAAACTCATTCTAAAGAAACTTCTTCCTAACAGACTATGGAGTTACATGCAAAGTATAAAAGAAAAGCTGTTTAATAGTTACGCCACTCAATCATATTCACAAGAAGGTGAAGATATAATTTTGAGAAGAATCTTTGAATGTAAAACTAATGGATTTTATATTGATGTAGGCGCACACCATCCAAAACGATTTTCAAACACTTATTTATTTTATAAAAAAGGTTGGAACGGAATAAATATTGATGCGATGCCAGGTAGTATGGTTCTCTTTAGAAAACTTAGATCGAGAGATATTAATATAGAAGCAGCTATTACTAACGAAAAAAGAGAAATGTCTTTTTTTATGTTTAATGAATCTGCTCTTAATACATTTGATAAAAACTTAGCTACTGAAAGGATTAATCATGGTTGGCAACTTCTTAAAGAGCAAAATATTATTACTATAACTCTCAGGGAATTATTAAAAAATAACTTTGATTTCGATCGAAAAATAGATTTTATGTCTATTGATGTTGAAGGACTAGATTTAGAAGTTCTTCATTCAAACGATTGGCAAACTTTTAGACCAGAATATATTTTGATTGAATGTTTAAATTTCAGCATGAACGCTTTGACAAAAAGTGAAACATATCAATTTCTTGCTCAACAAGGATATGAACTTTTTGCCAAAACATGTAGAACTTTGATATTTAAGGATTCTGGGTTGTAA
- a CDS encoding glycosyltransferase family 4 protein: MKPLILSTADINGGAARAAYRLHQGLQSIDVSSQMLVQTKTSDDVTVISPRSKIDKGIAKLRLTLDRLPLLAYKKSEREIYSLQWLPERVAAKVAQIDPDVINLHWVCHGFLNIETLTKFTQPIVWTLHDMWAFTGGCHYNQECDRYIDSCGACPQLSSSSNHDLSHWVWQRKAKAWKNINLTIVTPSKWLAKCVSSSSLFKDLRIEVIPNGLDTDRYKPMNRQLARQLLGLPEDKLLVLFGAMNATSDPRKGFHLLQQALLSLSKSEWKEQLSLVVMGASQPSSQLDFGFKTHYLGKLSDDISLALIYAAADVFVAPSIQDNLPNTVMEALSCGTPCVAFNIGGMPDMIEHQRNGYLAQAYKTEDLAQGIAWVLVNLERHSKLCKIAREKAECEFTSAIQAQRYTSIFTEISPS, encoded by the coding sequence ATGAAACCTTTAATTCTTAGCACTGCCGATATAAATGGAGGAGCAGCTCGTGCTGCTTATCGCTTGCATCAAGGGTTACAGTCTATTGATGTTTCTTCCCAGATGTTGGTACAAACTAAGACAAGTGATGACGTAACTGTAATTTCTCCAAGAAGCAAAATAGATAAGGGTATTGCTAAACTCAGGTTAACCTTAGATAGATTGCCCTTACTTGCTTATAAGAAATCTGAGCGCGAAATTTATTCACTACAATGGTTACCTGAACGGGTAGCTGCGAAAGTAGCTCAGATCGATCCAGATGTGATTAATCTGCATTGGGTATGTCATGGATTTTTGAATATTGAAACTCTCACTAAATTTACTCAGCCTATTGTTTGGACATTGCACGATATGTGGGCTTTTACGGGAGGATGTCACTATAACCAAGAATGCGATCGCTACATTGACTCCTGTGGTGCTTGTCCGCAACTTTCGAGCAGTAGCAACCATGACTTATCTCATTGGGTTTGGCAACGGAAAGCAAAAGCTTGGAAGAATATTAACTTGACGATTGTTACTCCTAGCAAATGGCTGGCGAAGTGTGTAAGTTCTAGTTCTCTGTTTAAGGATTTAAGAATTGAGGTGATTCCAAATGGTTTAGATACTGACAGATATAAGCCGATGAACAGGCAACTAGCAAGACAACTCCTTGGACTACCTGAAGATAAACTTCTTGTCTTGTTCGGAGCAATGAATGCAACAAGCGATCCAAGGAAGGGTTTTCATCTTCTTCAACAAGCATTGCTGAGCCTGAGTAAATCTGAATGGAAAGAGCAGCTGTCTCTAGTTGTTATGGGTGCAAGCCAGCCTAGTTCACAACTTGATTTTGGGTTTAAGACTCACTACTTAGGTAAATTAAGTGACGATATTTCTCTTGCTTTGATCTACGCAGCAGCAGATGTTTTTGTTGCTCCTTCGATTCAGGATAACTTACCTAACACAGTGATGGAAGCACTTTCTTGTGGAACCCCCTGTGTAGCTTTCAATATTGGAGGTATGCCAGATATGATCGAACATCAGAGAAATGGTTACCTCGCTCAGGCTTATAAAACAGAGGATTTAGCACAAGGAATTGCCTGGGTATTAGTAAATCTTGAGAGACATAGCAAGCTGTGCAAAATTGCCCGTGAAAAAGCAGAGTGCGAATTTACGTCAGCAATCCAAGCACAACGCTATACGTCTATTTTCACTGAAATAAGTCCCTCTTAA
- a CDS encoding glycosyltransferase family 2 protein produces MKINSNLEASYLMSEYDLLKAKTNLSLPLVSIITPSYNQGKFIRKTIESVLTQNYEKIEYWVIDGGSTDETISILKEYESDSRFHWISESDRGQSDAINKGLARIKGEIFSWLNSDDVLVQNALFKVVSAWMEAEQPSIIYGLARFIDECDNDLGLCPRQCPDMTLEKIIAWKYHLPQPAVFAPVESVREVGGIDLSLHYAMDFDLWIKLAEKIPLKHISYNLALFRLHSASKTFTITTSLVNDIAEVLSRAKKRGILDDKQAQSCVNLLSAKMYMEIGNFSKALVKLKSAVMINPSVTLESATLLVRCVTRFLMGEKKWFQLRSSIMKFFEASTNLNNNY; encoded by the coding sequence GTGAAAATAAATTCTAACTTAGAGGCTAGCTATTTAATGTCTGAGTATGATTTGTTAAAAGCTAAAACTAATTTATCTCTACCCTTGGTTAGTATTATTACGCCATCATACAACCAAGGAAAGTTTATTAGGAAGACGATTGAAAGCGTTCTAACGCAGAATTACGAGAAAATTGAGTATTGGGTAATCGATGGAGGTAGCACAGATGAAACAATATCTATTTTAAAAGAATACGAAAGCGATTCACGTTTTCATTGGATAAGTGAAAGCGATCGCGGTCAGAGTGATGCTATCAACAAAGGACTTGCTAGAATTAAAGGAGAAATTTTTTCTTGGCTTAATTCTGATGATGTTCTAGTTCAGAATGCACTTTTTAAAGTAGTTTCCGCATGGATGGAAGCAGAGCAACCTAGTATTATTTATGGATTAGCCAGATTTATTGATGAATGCGATAACGATCTTGGTCTCTGTCCTCGCCAGTGTCCAGATATGACACTTGAAAAAATTATAGCTTGGAAATATCACTTACCGCAACCAGCTGTCTTTGCTCCAGTAGAGTCCGTTCGTGAAGTTGGAGGAATAGATTTATCACTCCATTATGCAATGGACTTTGACCTATGGATTAAGTTAGCTGAAAAAATACCATTAAAACATATTTCTTATAACTTAGCTCTATTTCGCCTACACTCAGCATCGAAAACATTTACTATCACTACAAGCTTGGTTAATGATATTGCAGAAGTATTAAGTAGAGCTAAGAAAAGAGGAATTTTAGATGATAAGCAAGCACAAAGTTGCGTGAATCTTTTGTCTGCCAAAATGTATATGGAGATAGGAAATTTTTCTAAAGCACTGGTTAAACTTAAGTCCGCAGTAATGATTAATCCCTCTGTTACTTTAGAATCAGCAACTTTATTAGTAAGATGTGTAACTCGTTTTCTCATGGGTGAGAAAAAATGGTTCCAGTTGCGATCTAGTATCATGAAGTTTTTTGAAGCAAGCACGAATTTGAATAATAACTATTGA